DNA from Vitis vinifera cultivar Pinot Noir 40024 chromosome 19, ASM3070453v1:
caagTGGGTTGTGAAAAAGTTTATGGCTGATCATAATCATCCTTTGGTGGAACAAAAAATGTCCAATTCCTTCGATCCCATAGGGTCATTAAAAATGCAGATAAAGCTCAATTGAATGCAATGCGAGGTGTTGGCATGGGAACTAGCCAAATTATGGATTACATGGTGCAACAATTAGGTGGATATAACAATGTTGGCTTCACAAAAAAAGATCTATATAACCATGTTGATGCTGATCATAGAGTTCATCTAAGAGATGGTGATGCAGAGGGTGCTTTGGCTTATTTGTGTGGAAAGTCTGAAATGGATCCATCATTTTATTACAAGTACAATGTTGATGAAGACAACCATCTAGCAAACCTGTTTTGGGCAGATTCTACTAGTAAATTGGATTACAGTTGTTTTGGAGATGTGTGAGCATTTGATACAACTTATCGGACTAATGCTTATAAAAAACCGTTGGTCATACTAGTTGGCATTAACCATCACCATCAAACTATAGTGTTTGGATGTGCATTATTGGTAGATGAGAGTGTTAGCACTTATACTGAGGTCTTGGAGACTTTTTTGGACGCAATGAATAATAAGAAGCCTCTTTCTGTTATTACTGATGGCGATAAAGCAATGCGTAAAGCCATCAAGAGGATATTTCCAGACTCTTGTCATCGATTATGTGCTTGGCATATTCAACGCAATGCATTCACTAATGTCCATGTCAAAGATTTtactaatcatttttctaagtGCATGTTCATGGAAGGCAccgttgaagaatttgaatttgcATGGAATGACATGTTGGAAATGTTTAATCTTCATGGACATAAGTGGGTGACTGATGTATATGCTAAGCGTTCTAGATGGGCAGAGGCTTATTTAaggaggcatttctttgctggTATGAAAAGCACACAAAGGTGTGAGAGCATGAATGCATACTTGAATCGTTTCCTTAAAACTCGTTTGAAGCTGTTTGAGTTTGTCAAGCATTTTGATAGAGCACTCTCACGTATTCGTCATAATGAGGCAAAGGCAGAGTTTGAGACACACCATTCTTCAGCTGTTCTAACAACCAAACTCTATGCACTTGAGAAATATGCAGGGACTGTTTTCACAAGGCaatcttttctaaaatttaggGATGAGATGAAGAATGCAAAATTGTTTTTCCCTGTCAGTACAGAAAATCATGGAGGTTATCGTGTCCATACATTGACCAAGTTTAGAAGCCCTGACAAGATTTGGAAAGTATGTTATGGTAATAGTGATCGGTCTATGAAATGTACTTGTATGATGTTTGAGTCAGTTGGTTTTCCATGTCCCCACATGATTGTTGTAATGAAGATAGAACACCTTGAAGAAATACCTGAGACTTGTATTATGAAAAGGTGGTCTAAGTTAGCAAAGGAAACGGTCCAAGTTCATCATGACAATGAAAGTCAAGGTGATGCGACTAACATCATACGATATGGTGCACTCAACTCTATGTGCTCACGGATGTCTTATTTCGCATCTCAATCGGAAAAAGCTTTTAAAGAGGCTAGATGTGAAATACAAAGACTCACTTGTCAAATGGAAGAACTTTGTAAAAATTCAGTGGAAGAAAGTGAGCGAGAAGATTTGAAAGCTACAAAACACCATGTTCGAGATCCTATCATTGTGAAGACGAAAGGTAATCCGGGTAACTTAAAAGACAAATTCAAGAAACCAAGGCATTGTGGGAAATGTAAGAAAGTAGGACACACTGTTCGAAAATGCCCAGAGTTCGTCAACACTCACAATGCATTTATCAACATTGAAGATTCAATTAAAGATATGGTATGTTCAAACACACATTcactaaattcattaattattcactttagtgttatttttatttggttaaattggttgaaataaaaaattgaattctttaTATTAATACAGGGGGACATGCCTTCATTACTAAATCACAACATGGAAGGTGGATCAAGACACGGGACAaatgaattttctcaaaatgtaagtttaacattttttaagtaatttttattatgatgtgaaaaatattacttattagagtaattgaaaaattaaatcatattacagACAACACTTGGCACATTTCAGAATGGTCCAGAAACAAGCTTAAATGATTCATGGCTCGGGTTACATCCACCAAATTACTTCACAAACCAAGTAAGAGTCatagaataaattatttacacCACATatcatatatctatatattgacaGAAGTTCCTTAACATTTAGTATTTAATCATAtggattttctttcaaaatattatgtataactgtaaatattttcaatgtagGTCACCATGAACCACTTTACATCCGGAATTTCGGGAGCAAGTTCTACATATCATAACCAATGAGTTGtactacaatgcaaaaaattatgtacaaaaaaaaaaaaatcaactcttGATTGTATTCTATActcttcttctctttatttttgcatgattcTGAACTTTATCTAATATTATAGATTTCTCACTATTTTCATCATCAAGAAGTAATTTGATTGCCAATTTGTGTCTTATAGCTGTAGAGTCCCAATGGGAAGGGGTTGAACTTGAGTCCATGAAATTGAATCTTCGCATATGATTAATGACATGGACTCCACAATCCCACCtaacaaataaaatgagtaAACATTTATCTAGTTAGTACATAGAAATATTATCTTGAA
Protein-coding regions in this window:
- the LOC104878224 gene encoding protein FAR1-RELATED SEQUENCE 5-like; its protein translation is MNNKKPLSVITDGDKAMRKAIKRIFPDSCHRLCAWHIQRNAFTNVHVKDFTNHFSKCMFMEGTVEEFEFAWNDMLEMFNLHGHKWVTDVYAKRSRWAEAYLRRHFFAGMKSTQRCESMNAYLNRFLKTRLKLFEFVKHFDRALSRIRHNEAKAEFETHHSSAVLTTKLYALEKYAGTVFTRQSFLKFRDEMKNAKLFFPVSTENHGGYRVHTLTKFRSPDKIWKVCYGNSDRSMKCTCMMFESVGFPCPHMIVVMKIEHLEEIPETCIMKRWSKLAKETVQVHHDNESQGDATNIIRYGALNSMCSRMSYFASQSEKAFKEARCEIQRLTCQMEELCKNSVEESEREDLKATKHHVRDPIIVKTKGNPGNLKDKFKKPRHCGKCKKVGHTVRKCPEFVNTHNAFINIEDSIKDMGDMPSLLNHNMEGGSRHGTNEFSQNL